The DNA segment GTATGGAATTGAGCGCATTGAACATGAAATGCGGATTAAGCTGTGCCTTGAGGCGGTTGAGCTCGGTTTCGCGCATGGCTGCTTCCCAGCGCAGGTTGCGTATTTCGGTTTGCCGCGCATGTTCGAGATAATGCACGGTGAAGTAAATGAGCGACCAAAGCAAGAAGAAAAATGAAAAGTTGAGCAGCCCGGTAAAAAGCCCGGTCAAGTTTTCGGGTATGCCCGAATTGCCCACCAGCAAAATGCGAAACAGCAAATGCAGCAGCTGCATGGGTACCGCCATGAGCAGAATGACGCCCAGCATGCGCGGAATAACTTGTACAAGTGGCAGGCGCAGCCAGTTGCGGCGAATAATTACTGTGCGCAGCGATTGGGTAAGCGAAATACCCAGCAGCCAGAGCAGCAAAAGCTCAACCGCAATGGCGGGCCGGAACCTGTCGGCAAGCACCAGATACACGGCATTGAGAACGGCATACACCGACCAGCCGCCCAACTGAAAAACCCAGTAGAGCTGCTTACGGTTTATGCGTATGCCGGCTGCTTCCATACACGGTTAGCGGTTAATCCACGATTTGCGCAGCTTGAGCTGGGCCGGAGTGGCATCGTTGGAAGGCGTGAGCACATGGCGGCGGTTTACCTCTACCGGATGCATACGTCCTTTGAGTTTCACTGTATAGGAGCTGCCGTCTTCGCGCTCACGACGAACCTTCATCTTTATTTTGTAGCCAGGCTTGGTCATCGCCTTTTCTACAAAACTGCCAAGCACAGCAGCCGCATTATTGAGCGTTACTTTTTTTCCATTTACCGATAAGATCTCATCGCCGCGCTGATAACCCATTTCACGCGCAAATGCGTTGGGCTCTTCCGGAAACAACACCAGCCGTCCGCGGTCGTCAACCATCAACCCGTAACCACCAAACGGTGTGAGTGCCTGCGCCTTTACTTTCTTCTCATACCCGATTCCTACCGCCGCAAACACTTCTTCAAACGGCAGCGGTTCGTTTCCGGCCACATATCGCTTAAAGAAATCGCCGATTTCAGGATAGGTCATTGCCGTGATAATCTGAAAAAGCGAATCATCAGGAAACGATTTATCCTTGCCGAACCGTTTCGACAAATCGCGCATGAGTTCCTGCGTACCATAGGTGCCGCCCGAAAGTTGCAGCAGTTTAATATCAAGACACATAGCAATGAGTGCGCCTTTCTGATACACGTTGCCGTATTGTTCTTCGTGTTTATCAAGCACCCCTTTGCTCATGGTGGTAAAGGGTAATTCATCGTCGTAGCGCGCGGTAGAGGTAACCATTTTCTGACGCATCACGGCCAGAAAATCATCCATGCTCATAGAGCCATATTTCACCTGCACATGTTGCGCCGAATACTCGGTGAGTCCTTCGTACAGCCATAGGTGCTGCGACATCTGCGGCTTATTGAAATCAAAATCGCCGATTTGCTCAGAATGGATGTTGAGCGGAGTAACGATGTGAAAAAACTCATGCGCCGCTACATCTTTTATCATTTGCGCTATGTCTTGCGGCTTTTCTTCATGCAGCGCATAGAACGATGAGTATGAATGTTCGAGCGCCCCCATTGACCCCGATTTAAATCCTACCTGCGGATCAGTAAGGTAAATGATAAAGGCGTAGTTGTTTACCGGAAGTGTGCCGCCGAGGTACTGCCGCTGCTGATCGAGCAGAATGCGC comes from the Bacteroidota bacterium genome and includes:
- a CDS encoding histidine kinase — protein: MEAAGIRINRKQLYWVFQLGGWSVYAVLNAVYLVLADRFRPAIAVELLLLWLLGISLTQSLRTVIIRRNWLRLPLVQVIPRMLGVILLMAVPMQLLHLLFRILLVGNSGIPENLTGLFTGLLNFSFFFLLWSLIYFTVHYLEHARQTEIRNLRWEAAMRETELNRLKAQLNPHFMFNALNSIRALVDEDPQRARDAVTQLSGLLRTTLQMGKQKVIPFEQEVEAIRNYLALETARFEERLQYSLHIEAGCENIFVPPMMVQTLVENGIKHGIAKLAKGGRIEVNARSDENGLHIRIVNSGTWKPDATPESGFGLRNTYERLQLLYNGRARFEIGSGSDETVITTLYLPKQLSA
- a CDS encoding peptidase M61, translated to MKKAVLFFSLCFVLQAAAQIQTDRYQFSVDLRNVKRDQLKVELITPKIASDTAVYMMPAMVPGTYSVYDFGRFVWDFEAYDAQENKLPVKRSNENSWTITDAKKLYKITYNVEDTWDTPQKKAFVFEPGGTNIQADTNFVINTHGFFGYFKGLTRSRYEVSITHPPGFYGATGLNDVTRTELTDTYHVANYMDLADGPMMYCRPDTTHLLVGNTDVLISVYSPKKLVSAQFVADSLRILLDQQRQYLGGTLPVNNYAFIIYLTDPQVGFKSGSMGALEHSYSSFYALHEEKPQDIAQMIKDVAAHEFFHIVTPLNIHSEQIGDFDFNKPQMSQHLWLYEGLTEYSAQHVQVKYGSMSMDDFLAVMRQKMVTSTARYDDELPFTTMSKGVLDKHEEQYGNVYQKGALIAMCLDIKLLQLSGGTYGTQELMRDLSKRFGKDKSFPDDSLFQIITAMTYPEIGDFFKRYVAGNEPLPFEEVFAAVGIGYEKKVKAQALTPFGGYGLMVDDRGRLVLFPEEPNAFAREMGYQRGDEILSVNGKKVTLNNAAAVLGSFVEKAMTKPGYKIKMKVRREREDGSSYTVKLKGRMHPVEVNRRHVLTPSNDATPAQLKLRKSWINR